A window of Pyxidicoccus xibeiensis contains these coding sequences:
- a CDS encoding Vgb family protein, which produces MRQQFLLAAVLATVAFTACSSGNGAGKPDAGPGGGNPQTNQDSGTDGGGTGGPDGGPGPSSDGGPVVGVPPGGFDLDGGVSNGSVIVDGVQVDPTDGAIILGGGSTALAFAWIANNNAGTVSKFDTRTGNEVGRYHAVIPVDGKGMPNGLRGNEGNNPSRTAVDLFGDVWVANRAVGVQGSVTKISNSKAYCRERNGIAGIQTSEDKNGDGRIDPATEMIIPQNWTDPTQYDECLLFSTPVGPASTDAVKARAMAIGQGIEGSAGDIWVGIWANARLIKLDPDNGQQVPVNSAGAMDIEVFQAGAGPYGAAIDRQQRLWMVSASLNPLKLALVDTGNGAVVRIDNKAFISPPSTLGSSGAYGLAVDGQDRVWVAGWESGAKAFRYTHNGLSTALGEWRMFDFSGAISQINTKMRRGRGIAADSEGFIWMSSDRGTLPGDDAQVRNTSQLIGFNGDTGAIKKFQVSDAQQADFIDATDSASATAIGVGLDADNHPWVNNNSGNVIRVDRDSGAVLRTARQSSGLYTYSDFTGYQLRNFTAPSGTYKQVFTGCGSNTIWRTATWDVVKPPGTDMNVYITASNRRDGLDNPANRKGPFVSQPVDLVAAGISKGNYLRIEFELRSTDRVLGNTPRLKSFDVSFECDIVIR; this is translated from the coding sequence ATGCGCCAACAGTTTCTTCTGGCCGCCGTGCTGGCCACGGTGGCTTTCACGGCCTGTAGCTCGGGCAACGGGGCAGGGAAGCCGGACGCCGGCCCCGGCGGCGGAAACCCCCAGACGAACCAGGACAGCGGCACCGACGGCGGCGGCACGGGCGGCCCCGACGGTGGGCCGGGGCCGAGCTCGGACGGTGGCCCCGTGGTGGGCGTGCCGCCCGGCGGGTTCGACCTGGACGGGGGCGTGTCCAACGGCTCCGTCATCGTGGATGGCGTGCAGGTAGACCCGACGGACGGGGCCATCATCCTGGGCGGCGGCAGCACGGCGCTGGCCTTCGCGTGGATTGCGAACAACAACGCGGGCACGGTGTCCAAGTTCGACACGCGCACGGGCAACGAGGTGGGGCGCTACCACGCCGTCATCCCGGTGGACGGCAAGGGCATGCCCAACGGCCTGCGCGGCAACGAGGGCAACAACCCCAGCCGCACCGCGGTGGACCTCTTCGGTGACGTGTGGGTGGCCAACCGCGCGGTGGGCGTGCAGGGCTCGGTGACGAAGATCTCCAACAGCAAGGCCTACTGCCGGGAGCGCAACGGCATCGCCGGCATCCAGACGAGCGAGGACAAGAACGGCGACGGCCGCATCGACCCGGCCACGGAGATGATCATCCCGCAGAACTGGACGGACCCGACGCAGTACGACGAGTGCCTCCTGTTCAGCACCCCGGTGGGCCCGGCCAGCACGGACGCCGTCAAGGCGCGCGCCATGGCCATTGGCCAGGGCATCGAGGGCAGCGCGGGTGACATCTGGGTGGGCATCTGGGCCAACGCGCGACTCATCAAGCTGGACCCGGACAACGGCCAGCAGGTGCCCGTCAACAGCGCGGGCGCCATGGACATCGAGGTCTTCCAGGCGGGCGCGGGCCCGTACGGCGCGGCCATCGACCGGCAGCAGCGCCTGTGGATGGTGTCCGCCAGCCTGAACCCGCTGAAGCTGGCGCTCGTGGACACGGGCAACGGCGCGGTGGTGCGCATCGACAACAAGGCGTTCATCTCGCCGCCGTCGACCCTGGGCAGCTCCGGCGCGTACGGCCTCGCGGTGGACGGCCAGGACCGGGTGTGGGTCGCCGGCTGGGAATCCGGGGCCAAGGCGTTCCGCTACACCCACAATGGCCTGTCCACGGCCCTGGGTGAGTGGCGGATGTTCGACTTCTCCGGCGCCATCAGCCAGATCAACACGAAGATGCGGCGCGGGCGCGGCATCGCGGCGGACTCCGAGGGCTTCATCTGGATGAGCTCGGACCGGGGCACCCTGCCCGGCGACGACGCGCAGGTGCGCAACACCTCGCAGCTCATCGGCTTCAACGGCGACACGGGCGCCATCAAGAAGTTCCAGGTGTCGGACGCGCAGCAGGCGGACTTCATCGACGCGACGGACAGCGCCTCGGCCACGGCCATCGGCGTGGGCCTGGACGCGGACAACCACCCGTGGGTGAACAACAACTCCGGCAACGTCATCCGCGTGGACCGGGACTCGGGCGCCGTCCTGCGCACGGCGCGGCAGAGCAGCGGCCTGTACACGTACTCGGACTTCACGGGCTACCAGCTGCGCAACTTCACCGCGCCGTCCGGGACGTACAAGCAGGTCTTCACCGGCTGCGGCAGCAACACCATCTGGCGCACGGCCACGTGGGACGTGGTGAAGCCGCCGGGCACGGACATGAACGTCTACATCACCGCGTCCAACCGGCGTGATGGGCTGGACAACCCGGCGAACCGGAAGGGGCCGTTCGTCTCCCAGCCGGTGGACCTGGTGGCGGCGGGCATCAGCAAGGGCAACTACCTGCGCATCGAGTTCGAGCTGCGCTCCACCGACCGCGTGCTGGGCAACACCCCCCGGCTGAAGTCGTTCGACGTCAGCTTCGAGTGCGACATCGTCATCAGGTAA
- the yihA gene encoding ribosome biogenesis GTP-binding protein YihA/YsxC has protein sequence MIKVLDARFVVTAVEPKGYPPGHTAEVAFVGRSNVGKSSMINALTGRKKLVRVSNTPGRTRTLNFFDVDLEWGSIRHQVRLCDLPGYGFAKASKSDKVQWEKMITTYLEKRHRLEAVVSIIDAEVGPTPDDLATLDYLQAHNRRILVVATKVDRLTKSQRKPRMLELSKAMDLPLEVILPFSATEKLGVDEVWKALLASFGKSTRV, from the coding sequence GTGATCAAGGTCCTCGACGCCCGTTTTGTCGTCACCGCCGTTGAGCCCAAGGGCTACCCGCCCGGCCACACCGCGGAGGTGGCCTTCGTCGGCCGCTCCAATGTGGGCAAGTCGTCCATGATCAACGCCCTCACCGGCCGCAAGAAGCTGGTGCGCGTGTCGAACACCCCCGGCCGCACCCGGACGCTCAACTTCTTCGACGTGGACCTGGAGTGGGGCAGCATCCGCCACCAGGTGCGCCTGTGTGACCTGCCGGGCTATGGCTTCGCCAAGGCCAGCAAGTCGGACAAGGTCCAGTGGGAGAAGATGATCACCACCTACCTCGAGAAGCGCCACCGCCTGGAGGCCGTGGTCAGCATCATCGACGCGGAGGTGGGCCCTACCCCCGACGACCTGGCCACGCTCGACTACCTCCAGGCCCACAACCGCCGCATCCTCGTCGTGGCCACCAAGGTGGACCGCCTCACCAAGTCCCAGCGCAAGCCCCGCATGCTGGAGCTCTCCAAGGCGATGGACCTGCCCCTGGAGGTCATCCTCCCGTTCTCCGCGACGGAAAAGCTCGGTGTGGATGAAGTCTGGAAGGCGCTGCTGGCTTCCTTCGGGAAGTCAACCCGGGTGTGA
- a CDS encoding FAS1-like dehydratase domain-containing protein, whose translation MALDKSLIGREYGPFVYTLGAEKMREFALAIGGAQPGAGTPGEPPPHVSPLLYDAQAAKAGPYGDLIAFPSFAVVFAIRPFSAALTDPQLGIQITNVVHGEQELEFLDVMRPGDVMTSTGRIADIYEKARMGFIVVTSESRNQHGTVVVKGTWTGVVRNS comes from the coding sequence ATGGCCCTCGACAAGAGCCTCATCGGCCGTGAGTACGGCCCCTTCGTCTACACGCTCGGCGCGGAGAAGATGCGCGAGTTCGCCCTCGCCATCGGCGGCGCGCAGCCCGGCGCCGGCACGCCCGGCGAGCCGCCCCCCCACGTCAGCCCGCTCCTCTACGACGCGCAGGCCGCGAAGGCCGGGCCGTATGGCGACCTCATCGCCTTCCCCAGCTTCGCCGTCGTCTTCGCCATCCGCCCGTTCAGCGCCGCCCTCACCGACCCGCAGCTGGGCATCCAAATCACCAACGTCGTGCATGGCGAGCAGGAGCTGGAGTTCCTGGACGTCATGCGCCCCGGCGACGTGATGACCAGCACCGGGCGCATCGCGGACATCTACGAGAAGGCCCGGATGGGCTTCATCGTCGTCACCAGCGAGTCGCGCAACCAGCACGGCACGGTGGTGGTGAAGGGCACCTGGACGGGCGTCGTCCGGAACTCCTGA
- the coaE gene encoding dephospho-CoA kinase (Dephospho-CoA kinase (CoaE) performs the final step in coenzyme A biosynthesis.) produces the protein MHVFGLTGGIASGKSTVTRMLRELGAHVLDADVLAREVVEPGTPGLAAVAERFPGVLGPDGRLDRVKLGARVFSDPAERAALNAIIHPLVRDAFAAKVQALEAQGVERVIYDVPLLIESGMHGWMEGVVVVWVPRDVQKARLMSRDGLDAAAAEARLAAQLPLDEKRAHATWLIDNSQDVASTRAQVESVWRAMLARG, from the coding sequence GTGCACGTCTTCGGGCTGACGGGCGGCATCGCCTCCGGCAAGAGCACCGTCACCCGGATGCTCCGGGAGCTGGGCGCCCACGTGCTGGACGCGGACGTGCTCGCCCGCGAGGTCGTGGAGCCGGGCACCCCGGGGCTGGCCGCCGTGGCGGAGCGCTTCCCCGGCGTGCTGGGCCCGGACGGCCGGTTGGACCGGGTGAAGCTGGGCGCACGCGTGTTCTCGGACCCCGCCGAGCGCGCCGCCCTCAACGCCATCATCCACCCGCTGGTGCGCGACGCCTTCGCCGCGAAGGTGCAGGCGCTGGAGGCCCAGGGGGTGGAGCGCGTCATCTACGACGTCCCCCTCCTCATCGAGAGCGGCATGCACGGCTGGATGGAGGGGGTGGTGGTGGTGTGGGTGCCGCGGGACGTGCAGAAGGCCCGGCTGATGTCCCGGGACGGGCTGGACGCCGCCGCCGCCGAGGCCCGGCTGGCCGCCCAGCTCCCCCTGGACGAGAAGCGGGCGCACGCCACCTGGCTCATCGACAACAGCCAGGACGTGGCGTCCACCCGGGCCCAGGTGGAGTCCGTCTGGCGGGCCATGCTCGCGCGCGGCTGA
- a CDS encoding cytochrome c family protein, whose translation MLTFAFQGTSGAADFVGPDSCKGCHPEAYEAWMQSKHARAENSLSEQQQKDGRCVSCHSPDQATQTMASVTCETCHGGGQYYSPEYVMKDSELARLVGLVDPSERQCRSCHDASSPSLRPFDFKESLKAIDHWSAERARRAGRADASTTSSTAPPPASAKK comes from the coding sequence GTGCTCACCTTCGCCTTCCAGGGTACCTCCGGGGCCGCCGACTTCGTCGGACCGGACAGCTGCAAGGGCTGCCACCCCGAGGCCTACGAGGCCTGGATGCAGTCCAAGCACGCCCGTGCGGAGAACTCACTCTCCGAGCAGCAGCAGAAGGACGGGCGCTGCGTGTCGTGCCACTCGCCGGACCAGGCCACGCAGACCATGGCCAGCGTCACCTGTGAGACGTGCCACGGCGGCGGCCAGTACTACTCGCCCGAGTACGTGATGAAGGACTCGGAGCTGGCGCGCCTGGTGGGCCTGGTGGACCCGTCCGAGCGGCAGTGCCGCTCCTGCCACGACGCCTCCTCGCCCTCCCTCCGGCCGTTCGACTTCAAGGAGTCGCTCAAGGCCATCGACCACTGGTCCGCGGAGCGCGCCCGCCGCGCGGGCCGGGCGGATGCCTCTACCACCTCCTCCACGGCGCCTCCCCCCGCCAGCGCCAAGAAGTGA
- a CDS encoding MaoC family dehydratase, with protein sequence MPRTFQPGDTFTHVRECDRYRPVYYAGASGDFNPIHIDPEAGKAVGLGGNILQGLCTLGWAVEAVGNFVGDPGRVRRVRVRFSKPVRPEDTITFQGRVTAIQDGRLTAEVSATNQRGEDVLKGAVVEASIE encoded by the coding sequence ATGCCACGCACCTTCCAGCCAGGCGACACCTTCACGCACGTCCGCGAGTGCGACCGGTACCGGCCGGTCTACTACGCGGGTGCTTCCGGGGACTTCAACCCCATCCACATCGACCCCGAGGCGGGAAAGGCCGTCGGGCTCGGCGGCAACATCCTCCAGGGGCTGTGCACGCTGGGCTGGGCGGTGGAGGCCGTCGGCAACTTCGTGGGAGACCCGGGCCGGGTGCGGCGCGTGCGGGTGCGCTTCTCGAAGCCGGTGCGCCCCGAAGACACCATCACCTTCCAGGGCCGTGTCACCGCCATCCAGGACGGCCGGCTCACGGCGGAAGTCTCCGCCACCAACCAGCGCGGCGAGGACGTCCTCAAGGGCGCCGTCGTCGAAGCCTCCATCGAATGA
- a CDS encoding SDR family oxidoreductase, with product MSETRKKAGGAGTYFLTGYPGFIGKRLVEHIAREDPKGHIYALVQPKHLKEAQQHAAKVKGAPVELLTGDVVDMHLGLSGEEYQRLCERVTDIFHLAAVAQLGVPKDTAWRVNVDGTRNMLELARDCAHLARFNYFSTCYVSGDRVGVIAEDELDRGQGFRNAYEETKFQAERLVQRAGANLPITVFRPSSVVGDSRTGEIDRFEGPYYLGILLVTSPLVVPLPLPGNGVAPLNVVPVDYVVDAVLRLSKDPRAAGRTFHLVDPNPMSARRVYELIAEKSNKKLPRFNLSARAADVMLRLPVLEKLARPQRAAISYVNHLAIYNCHNTLELLDGTGVRCPPLSSYLDQLVAYVREQYRKRREGSEEDDPLDHGPSPEREETDASPRQGR from the coding sequence ATGAGCGAGACGCGCAAGAAGGCCGGCGGCGCCGGGACGTACTTCCTCACCGGCTACCCCGGGTTCATCGGCAAGCGGCTGGTGGAGCACATCGCGCGGGAGGACCCGAAGGGGCACATCTACGCGCTGGTGCAGCCCAAGCACCTCAAGGAAGCGCAGCAGCACGCGGCGAAGGTGAAGGGCGCCCCCGTGGAGCTGCTCACCGGCGACGTGGTGGACATGCACCTGGGCCTGTCCGGCGAGGAGTACCAGCGCCTGTGCGAGCGGGTGACGGACATCTTCCACCTGGCGGCGGTGGCCCAGCTGGGCGTGCCCAAGGACACCGCGTGGCGGGTGAACGTGGACGGCACCCGCAACATGCTGGAGCTGGCGCGCGACTGCGCGCACCTGGCGCGCTTCAACTACTTCTCCACCTGCTACGTGTCGGGCGACCGCGTGGGCGTCATCGCCGAGGACGAGCTGGACCGCGGCCAGGGCTTCCGCAACGCCTACGAGGAGACGAAGTTCCAGGCGGAGCGGCTCGTGCAGCGCGCCGGCGCCAACCTCCCCATCACCGTCTTCCGGCCCTCCAGCGTGGTGGGCGACTCGCGCACGGGCGAAATCGACCGCTTCGAGGGGCCCTACTACCTGGGCATCCTGCTCGTCACGTCCCCACTGGTGGTGCCCCTGCCGCTGCCGGGCAACGGCGTGGCGCCGCTCAACGTGGTGCCGGTGGACTACGTGGTGGACGCGGTGCTGCGGCTGTCCAAGGACCCGCGCGCCGCGGGGCGCACCTTCCACCTGGTGGACCCCAACCCCATGAGCGCGCGCCGCGTGTACGAGCTCATCGCGGAGAAGTCGAACAAGAAGCTGCCGCGCTTCAACCTCTCCGCCCGGGCGGCGGACGTGATGCTGCGGCTGCCCGTGCTGGAGAAGCTGGCCCGGCCCCAGCGCGCCGCCATCAGCTACGTGAACCACCTGGCCATCTACAACTGCCACAACACGCTGGAGCTGCTGGACGGCACGGGCGTGCGCTGCCCTCCCCTCTCCTCCTATCTGGACCAGCTGGTGGCCTACGTGCGCGAGCAGTACCGCAAGCGCCGCGAGGGCTCCGAGGAGGACGACCCGCTGGACCACGGCCCTTCACCGGAGCGTGAAGAAACCGACGCCTCGCCCCGTCAGGGCCGCTGA